The Micromonospora sp. NBC_00421 genome contains a region encoding:
- a CDS encoding LLM class flavin-dependent oxidoreductase: protein MKFGIMNLFPVADGVSDHQVLRETLDEIQLADELGFDSIWLAEHHFSTYGILGSPVNFGMAVAERTRQITIGTAVLVLPLHHPLRLAEDIAALDVLSGGRVSIGVGRGYQPAEFAGFGIPLEESKQRYQETLEILRLALSQENFSYHGEIFHYDDVTTYPRPFTPGGPPILQGTVSPESFRERGAVGESIITSPNFTPLGIMQKNFDLYRQSMRENGFDISTYDLPFMQQVWCGDSEEGLRAAAQAAMNYYKSVGKVIPGSEDAIAKERSYYAAVAKNIELLTLEQTLTHGGNFGSAQRVIETIEMLREQLGINHYIGWLRIPSLDRKAALRSMEEFADKVIPHFRAQERAADSVPTPEAVAG, encoded by the coding sequence GTGAAGTTCGGAATCATGAACCTGTTCCCGGTGGCCGACGGGGTCTCGGACCACCAGGTGCTCCGGGAGACCCTCGACGAGATCCAGCTGGCCGACGAGCTGGGCTTCGACTCGATCTGGCTCGCCGAACACCACTTCTCGACGTACGGCATCCTCGGCAGCCCGGTGAACTTCGGCATGGCCGTCGCCGAGCGGACCCGGCAGATCACCATCGGCACCGCCGTCCTGGTGCTGCCGCTGCACCACCCGCTGCGGCTGGCCGAGGACATCGCCGCCCTCGACGTGCTCAGCGGCGGCCGGGTCTCGATCGGCGTCGGCCGGGGTTACCAGCCCGCCGAGTTCGCCGGCTTCGGCATCCCGCTGGAGGAGTCGAAGCAGCGTTACCAGGAGACCCTGGAGATCCTGCGGCTCGCGCTGTCGCAGGAGAACTTCTCCTACCACGGCGAGATCTTCCACTACGACGACGTCACCACCTACCCGAGGCCGTTCACCCCGGGCGGGCCGCCGATCCTGCAGGGCACGGTCTCCCCGGAGAGCTTCCGGGAGCGCGGCGCGGTCGGCGAGTCGATCATCACCTCACCGAACTTCACGCCGTTGGGCATCATGCAGAAGAACTTCGACCTCTACCGGCAGAGCATGCGGGAGAACGGCTTCGACATCTCCACCTACGACCTGCCGTTCATGCAGCAGGTCTGGTGCGGTGACAGCGAGGAGGGCCTGCGCGCGGCCGCCCAGGCGGCGATGAACTACTACAAGTCCGTCGGCAAGGTCATCCCCGGCTCGGAGGACGCCATCGCCAAGGAACGGTCCTACTACGCGGCCGTGGCCAAGAACATCGAGCTGCTGACCCTGGAGCAGACGCTTACCCACGGTGGCAACTTCGGCTCGGCCCAGCGCGTCATCGAGACCATCGAGATGCTGCGCGAACAGCTCGGCATCAACCACTACATCGGCTGGCTGCGGATTCCGTCCCTGGACCGCAAGGCCGCACTGCGCTCGATGGAGGAGTTCGCCGACAAGGTCATCCCGCACTTCCGGGCCCAGGAGCGCGCCGCCGACAGCGTGCCCACTCCCGAGGCGGTCGCCGGGTGA
- a CDS encoding LLM class flavin-dependent oxidoreductase: MKISCFLSAQFDPSASATEGIDGVLAQAAAAEAAGFHAVYLGHHYLARSAFVQPVPLAGYLAHATSRVRIGFGVLLAPLLNPVALAEELASLDVLAGGRLTVGIGAGYRRRETTAFGVAWEDRLRRLREYVPILRSLWNGETIDIAGSWGEVPGASLALRPAQPGGPPLWIGAFAEPAIRRAARLDAPWLIGPKGNDGELARLLGIYRGDLAERGFPLDREYPMSREAYLGDSYPAAVAAVRPHLQRQYAGYKSWDDAQSLDLDRYLAEDCLVGSADEIVAKLRRWESELGITEVSLRHQFVGAGQDEAMEQLARFGAEVIPRVTTTVPGGTR, from the coding sequence GTGAAGATCAGCTGCTTCCTGAGCGCCCAGTTCGACCCGTCGGCGTCGGCCACCGAGGGCATCGACGGCGTACTGGCCCAGGCCGCCGCCGCCGAGGCGGCCGGCTTCCACGCCGTCTACCTCGGCCACCACTACCTGGCCCGATCGGCGTTCGTCCAGCCGGTCCCGCTGGCCGGCTACCTCGCCCACGCCACCTCCCGGGTCCGGATCGGGTTCGGGGTCCTGCTGGCCCCCCTGCTGAACCCGGTCGCGCTCGCGGAGGAGCTGGCCTCGCTCGACGTGCTCGCCGGCGGCCGGCTGACCGTCGGCATCGGCGCCGGCTACCGCCGCCGCGAGACCACCGCGTTCGGCGTCGCCTGGGAGGACCGGCTGCGGCGACTGCGGGAGTACGTGCCGATCCTGCGTTCCCTGTGGAACGGCGAGACGATCGACATCGCCGGGAGCTGGGGCGAGGTCCCCGGCGCGTCCCTGGCGCTGCGCCCGGCCCAGCCCGGCGGCCCACCACTGTGGATCGGCGCGTTCGCCGAACCCGCGATCCGCCGCGCCGCCCGACTGGACGCCCCGTGGCTGATCGGCCCCAAGGGCAACGACGGGGAACTGGCCCGACTGCTCGGCATCTACCGGGGTGACCTGGCCGAGCGGGGCTTCCCACTGGACCGGGAGTACCCGATGAGCCGTGAGGCGTACCTCGGCGACAGCTACCCGGCGGCCGTCGCGGCCGTCCGCCCGCACCTGCAACGCCAGTACGCCGGCTACAAGTCCTGGGACGACGCGCAGTCTCTCGACCTGGACCGCTACCTGGCCGAGGACTGTCTGGTCGGCTCGGCCGACGAGATCGTCGCCAAGCTGCGCCGCTGGGAGAGCGAGTTGGGCATCACCGAGGTCTCGCTGCGCCACCAGTTCGTCGGCGCCGGCCAGGACGAGGCGATGGAACAGCTCGCCCGCTTCGGCGCGGAGGTCATCCCGAGGGTCACCACGACCGTGCCAGGGGGGACCCGGTGA
- a CDS encoding class I adenylate-forming enzyme family protein produces the protein MAGSNFTETLRRQALRRADAEALVDGSARWTYAELDADVDRHAAALRDAGIADGDLVGVLGRNTATYVIELLALSRLGAISVPLNWRLHVNEQAYVLDQAGVTGLLYDDDFAADVDRLAAGTGLRTLVANGKLVVGDARRLADLLAGQPPGVRVADADKSPADVHRLLYTSGTTARPKGVVHTCGNLTANHFAQVLELELTAADRILVSAPLFHVSGLEAPGLATFVAGATMVLTPTFKPTDIARIAAEERITGLVLAAQILFGLLDLDDPPDLGSLRYLLFAGVAPSVRQEVKRRLPHVRLIDTFGMTELCNGVCYLDAAHEQSKLGALGAPFPGVQIRIVDEHFRPVGPDVEGEIIVRGEKVSPGYWNDDEANRRTRRDGWFRTGDVGRIDADGYLWFVDRRADLIKSGGENIASAEIERVLARHPDVAEVAVIGVPDPRWDEVPKAFVILRPGATGTAEELRAHCRAELARYKVPRYVQLVTTLPRNDSGKVLKKALREAETAR, from the coding sequence ATGGCCGGCAGCAACTTCACCGAGACGCTGCGCCGCCAGGCGTTGCGCCGCGCCGACGCCGAGGCCCTGGTCGACGGGTCCGCCCGCTGGACGTACGCGGAACTCGACGCCGACGTCGACCGGCACGCCGCGGCCCTGCGCGACGCCGGCATCGCCGACGGCGACCTGGTCGGGGTGCTGGGGCGCAACACGGCCACCTACGTCATCGAGTTGTTGGCGCTGAGCCGGCTCGGCGCGATCTCGGTGCCGCTGAACTGGCGGCTGCACGTCAACGAGCAGGCGTACGTCCTCGACCAGGCCGGCGTCACCGGCCTGCTCTACGACGACGACTTCGCCGCCGACGTGGACCGGCTGGCGGCCGGCACCGGGCTGCGGACCCTGGTCGCCAACGGGAAACTCGTCGTCGGTGACGCCCGGCGGCTGGCCGACCTGCTGGCCGGTCAGCCACCCGGTGTCCGGGTCGCCGACGCCGACAAGAGCCCCGCCGACGTGCACCGGCTGCTCTACACCTCGGGCACCACCGCCCGCCCCAAGGGGGTGGTGCACACCTGCGGGAACCTCACCGCCAACCACTTCGCGCAGGTCCTCGAACTGGAGTTGACCGCCGCCGACCGGATCCTCGTCTCCGCCCCGCTGTTCCACGTCAGCGGGCTGGAGGCGCCGGGGCTGGCCACCTTCGTGGCCGGCGCGACGATGGTGCTCACCCCGACGTTCAAGCCGACCGACATCGCCCGGATCGCCGCCGAGGAACGGATCACCGGCCTGGTGCTGGCCGCCCAGATCCTGTTCGGGCTGCTCGACCTGGACGACCCGCCGGACCTGGGGTCGCTGCGCTACCTGCTCTTCGCCGGTGTCGCGCCGAGCGTGCGGCAGGAGGTGAAGCGCCGGCTGCCGCACGTCCGCCTGATCGACACCTTCGGCATGACCGAGCTGTGCAACGGGGTCTGCTATCTCGACGCCGCGCACGAGCAGAGCAAGCTGGGCGCGCTCGGTGCGCCGTTCCCCGGGGTGCAGATCCGGATCGTCGACGAGCACTTCCGGCCGGTCGGCCCGGACGTCGAGGGGGAGATCATCGTCCGGGGGGAGAAGGTCTCGCCCGGTTACTGGAACGACGACGAGGCCAACCGGCGTACCCGGCGTGACGGCTGGTTCCGCACCGGCGACGTGGGGCGGATCGACGCCGACGGCTACCTGTGGTTCGTCGACCGCCGGGCCGACCTGATCAAGTCCGGTGGGGAGAACATCGCCAGCGCCGAGATCGAGCGGGTCCTCGCCCGGCACCCCGACGTCGCCGAGGTCGCGGTGATCGGGGTGCCCGACCCGCGGTGGGACGAGGTGCCCAAGGCGTTCGTCATCCTGCGCCCCGGCGCGACCGGCACCGCCGAGGAACTGCGCGCGCACTGCCGGGCCGAACTGGCCCGCTACAAGGTCCCCCGGTACGTGCAGCTCGTGACGACGCTGCCGCGCAACGACTCCGGCAAGGTGCTGAAGAAGGCCCTGCGCGAGGCGGAGACGGCCCGGTGA
- a CDS encoding class I adenylate-forming enzyme family protein → MSTANLAAMLAGNARRFADADALVFEGRRWTHRQLDDDVNALAAGLTAEGVRRDSRVAIVADNVPEFLILSLALAKLGAVFVPLNYRLTAGELARLLAHARVGAVATVPEFAALTTAALTDLPGVRRFALEPIDDGWTDLRALVAAHRGARVADAALDDTALQRIVYTSGTTSLPKGVLLTHGNVNRNMHAQIVELGLRPTDRILNVAPLYHVGGTDLPGYGIWHVGGCMVLHRRFVPAAVLRAMEGERVTGMVLAATMLDMVRREATIVGADLSSVRWLIFSQVTPALFAVARGLFPNARLIEGYGLTETCSGLTYLDAAHQESKQGSVGLPVPWVQVRVVDPDGNDVPVGENGEVVARGPKVSPGYLDDPVATRAAFRDGWFHTGDIGCFDADGYLYIRDRLKDMIRSGGENMSSAEIENVLADHPLVLAVSVVAAPHPVWQEVPAAFVVARPGLTPEALIAHARQRLGRFKVPKEVYLVPEFPTNPSGKVLKRTLRELRSTLRPDWTYDEARRD, encoded by the coding sequence GTGAGCACCGCGAACCTCGCCGCGATGCTGGCCGGCAACGCCCGCCGGTTCGCCGACGCCGACGCGCTGGTCTTCGAGGGTCGCCGGTGGACCCACCGGCAACTCGACGACGACGTCAACGCGCTGGCCGCCGGCCTGACCGCCGAGGGGGTACGCCGGGACAGCCGGGTGGCGATCGTGGCGGACAACGTCCCCGAGTTCCTGATCCTCTCGCTGGCGCTGGCGAAACTCGGCGCGGTCTTCGTCCCGCTGAACTACCGCCTCACGGCGGGGGAGTTGGCCCGGCTGCTGGCGCACGCGCGGGTCGGGGCGGTCGCCACGGTGCCGGAGTTCGCCGCGCTCACCACCGCCGCGCTCACCGACCTGCCGGGCGTACGCCGCTTCGCACTGGAACCGATCGACGACGGCTGGACCGACCTGCGGGCGCTCGTCGCGGCGCACCGGGGCGCGCGGGTCGCCGACGCCGCCCTCGACGACACGGCCCTGCAACGGATCGTCTACACCTCCGGCACCACCAGCCTGCCCAAGGGGGTGCTGCTCACCCACGGCAACGTGAACAGGAACATGCACGCCCAGATCGTCGAGCTGGGGCTCCGGCCGACCGACCGGATCCTCAACGTCGCGCCGCTCTACCACGTCGGCGGCACCGACCTGCCCGGCTACGGCATCTGGCACGTCGGCGGCTGCATGGTGCTGCACCGCCGCTTCGTGCCGGCGGCCGTGCTGCGGGCGATGGAGGGCGAGCGGGTCACCGGCATGGTGCTGGCGGCGACGATGCTGGACATGGTCCGCCGCGAGGCGACCATCGTCGGCGCGGACCTGTCCTCGGTGCGCTGGCTGATCTTCTCCCAGGTCACCCCGGCGCTGTTCGCCGTGGCCCGGGGGCTGTTCCCGAACGCCCGGCTGATCGAGGGGTACGGCCTCACCGAGACCTGTAGCGGGCTGACCTACCTCGATGCGGCGCACCAGGAGTCCAAGCAGGGCTCGGTGGGTCTTCCGGTGCCGTGGGTCCAGGTCCGGGTGGTCGACCCGGACGGCAACGACGTGCCGGTCGGCGAGAACGGCGAGGTGGTCGCCCGCGGGCCGAAGGTGAGCCCCGGCTACCTCGACGATCCGGTGGCGACCCGGGCCGCATTCCGGGACGGCTGGTTCCACACCGGTGACATCGGCTGTTTCGACGCCGACGGCTACCTGTACATCCGCGACCGGCTCAAGGACATGATCCGCAGCGGCGGGGAGAACATGTCAAGTGCCGAGATCGAGAACGTGCTGGCCGACCATCCGCTGGTGCTGGCCGTGTCGGTGGTGGCCGCGCCGCACCCGGTGTGGCAGGAGGTGCCGGCCGCGTTCGTGGTCGCCCGCCCGGGGCTGACCCCCGAGGCGCTGATCGCGCACGCCCGCCAGCGGCTCGGTCGGTTCAAGGTGCCGAAGGAGGTCTACCTGGTGCCGGAGTTCCCCACCAACCCGTCCGGCAAGGTGCTCAAGCGGACCCTGCGGGAGCTGCGGTCGACGCTGCGCCCGGACTGGACGTACGACGAGGCCCGCCGCGACTGA
- a CDS encoding AMP-binding protein, producing MSEERTGFRLWAAAEPDLCAIVTADDRRISYGDLFAEVNRISHGLRTHAGLRPGDTVAAVMTNSPGLVALYLAAMQSGLYLVTLNYHLTAPEVGYILADSAARVVVGSERVEDVVVAAAEAAPGIQVFVDGTPRTDRARPLSTLTADMPTTSPADTPAGSLMMYTSGTTGRPKGVKRPLSGVDADTGALTYVWLFREFGMERDAFASWLVSAPMYHSANITPAMGALHAGGTMVLMDGWTPEGFLHRVQARRVTGTSMVPTHFYRLLQLPESVRAGYDISSLRYVLHGAAPCPREVKQRILDWFGPVVYEYYGSTEVGTTVARPHEWLAHPGTVGRPASISTLRILDELGNELPVGQTGIVYMRQGDDRIEYHNDPGKTDGARRDGLMTVWDVGHVDADGFLYITGRAAELILVGGVNVYPAEIEAELIGHDWVADVGVVGTPDPEFGEVPQAHVVLADTAPDPDTAVAELRRHLTDRLAKPKRPASYVLRDALPRDPNGKLYKARLTRAEEASA from the coding sequence ATGAGCGAGGAGCGGACCGGGTTCCGGCTCTGGGCAGCCGCGGAACCGGACCTGTGCGCGATCGTCACCGCCGACGACCGGCGGATCTCGTACGGTGACCTGTTCGCCGAGGTGAACCGGATCTCGCACGGGCTGCGTACCCACGCGGGCCTGCGGCCCGGCGACACCGTCGCGGCGGTGATGACGAACAGCCCTGGCCTGGTCGCGCTCTATCTCGCGGCGATGCAGTCGGGCCTCTACCTGGTGACCCTCAACTACCACCTCACCGCGCCCGAGGTCGGCTACATCCTCGCCGACAGCGCCGCCCGGGTGGTGGTGGGCTCCGAGCGGGTCGAGGACGTCGTGGTCGCCGCCGCCGAGGCCGCCCCCGGCATCCAGGTCTTCGTCGACGGCACGCCCCGCACCGACCGGGCCCGGCCGCTGTCGACGCTCACCGCCGACATGCCCACGACCAGCCCGGCGGACACCCCGGCCGGTTCGCTGATGATGTACACCTCGGGCACCACCGGCCGACCCAAGGGGGTCAAGCGCCCGCTGAGCGGCGTCGACGCGGACACCGGCGCGCTGACCTACGTCTGGCTGTTCCGGGAGTTCGGCATGGAGCGCGACGCGTTCGCGTCCTGGCTGGTGTCGGCCCCGATGTACCACTCGGCCAACATCACCCCGGCGATGGGCGCGCTGCACGCCGGCGGCACGATGGTCCTGATGGACGGCTGGACGCCTGAGGGCTTCCTGCACCGGGTCCAGGCACGCCGGGTCACCGGGACCAGCATGGTGCCGACCCACTTCTACCGGCTGCTGCAACTGCCCGAGTCGGTCCGCGCCGGCTACGACATCTCCTCGCTGCGCTACGTGCTGCACGGCGCCGCGCCCTGCCCCCGCGAGGTCAAGCAGCGCATCCTCGACTGGTTCGGCCCGGTGGTCTACGAGTACTACGGCTCGACCGAGGTCGGCACCACCGTCGCGCGACCGCACGAGTGGCTGGCCCATCCGGGCACTGTCGGTCGGCCGGCCTCCATCTCCACCCTGCGCATCCTCGACGAGCTGGGCAACGAGTTGCCCGTCGGGCAGACCGGCATCGTCTACATGCGCCAGGGCGACGACCGGATCGAATACCACAACGACCCCGGCAAGACCGACGGCGCACGCCGCGACGGCCTGATGACCGTCTGGGACGTCGGGCACGTCGACGCCGACGGGTTCCTCTACATCACCGGTCGTGCGGCCGAACTGATCCTGGTCGGCGGGGTCAACGTCTATCCGGCCGAGATCGAGGCGGAGCTGATCGGCCACGACTGGGTCGCCGACGTCGGCGTCGTCGGCACCCCCGATCCGGAGTTCGGCGAGGTGCCCCAGGCACACGTCGTGCTGGCCGACACCGCGCCCGACCCGGACACGGCCGTCGCGGAGTTGCGCCGGCACCTCACCGACCGGTTGGCCAAGCCGAAGCGCCCGGCGTCCTACGTGCTGCGCGACGCCCTGCCCCGGGACCCGAACGGCAAGCTCTACAAGGCCCGGCTCACCCGCGCCGAAGAGGCCAGCGCGTGA
- a CDS encoding MBL fold metallo-hydrolase, which translates to MSRPVSDAHAATWRARQVPVPAQVVDGVWAIPVPLHGSALRSITVFLIATGDGPVLVDAGYDHPSCWASFQQSVAAVGQRVDAITAVLLTHNHPDHVGFADRVRAVSGARVIMGGADDFATMHQRRGTFLQQVRTALDLTGAPPDVVAAMYADAVAVAEHPESLRLDLALTGETELRFGDVTIRALPAPGHTYGHTVYVDSRGLVFTGDTMMAEGPTQLAIVSRPGDDPAADLFRTLARIRDLGAAIACPAHQFPYRDVAARAEALAAFHRDEVDTVRALTRDSGTAWDLARRMTWKKPWDELGRGTRRFALVHTLALLRHATRADQ; encoded by the coding sequence ATGTCCAGACCCGTGAGCGACGCCCACGCCGCCACCTGGCGGGCCCGCCAGGTGCCGGTCCCCGCCCAGGTCGTCGACGGTGTCTGGGCCATCCCCGTCCCCCTGCACGGCAGCGCCCTGCGGTCCATCACCGTCTTCCTGATCGCCACCGGCGACGGACCGGTCCTCGTCGACGCCGGCTACGACCACCCGAGTTGCTGGGCGTCGTTCCAGCAGTCGGTGGCGGCCGTCGGTCAGCGGGTCGACGCCATCACGGCGGTCCTGCTCACCCACAACCACCCGGACCACGTCGGGTTCGCCGACCGGGTACGGGCCGTCTCCGGCGCGCGGGTGATCATGGGTGGGGCCGACGACTTCGCCACCATGCACCAGCGGCGCGGCACCTTCCTCCAGCAGGTACGCACCGCGCTCGACCTGACCGGGGCCCCGCCCGACGTCGTCGCCGCCATGTACGCCGACGCGGTCGCCGTCGCCGAACACCCGGAGAGCCTGCGGCTCGACCTGGCCCTGACCGGCGAGACCGAACTCCGCTTCGGCGACGTGACCATCCGCGCCCTGCCCGCCCCCGGGCACACCTACGGGCACACCGTCTACGTCGACAGCCGGGGGCTGGTCTTCACCGGCGACACCATGATGGCCGAGGGGCCCACCCAACTGGCCATCGTCAGCCGCCCCGGCGACGACCCGGCGGCCGACCTGTTCCGGACGCTGGCCCGCATCCGCGACCTCGGAGCCGCCATCGCCTGCCCCGCCCACCAGTTCCCCTACCGGGACGTCGCCGCCCGCGCCGAGGCCCTCGCGGCCTTCCACCGCGACGAGGTCGACACGGTCCGCGCCCTGACCCGCGACAGCGGCACCGCGTGGGACCTCGCCCGGCGGATGACCTGGAAGAAGCCGTGGGACGAACTGGGCCGGGGCACCCGGCGGTTCGCCCTCGTGCACACCCTCGCCCTGCTGCGCCACGCCACCCGCGCCGACCAATGA
- a CDS encoding acyl-CoA dehydrogenase family protein, translating into MDFADSDTDLAFRREVGGWLDGALADVPDQEELSQDAREHWSRVWQDRLCAGNWAGLSWPVAHGGRGMDALAQAVFNEEAAVRGAPYPLNGVGMMLAGPTIIAHGTDAQQARHLPGILRGDEYWCQGFSEPGSGSDLASLTTAATRVDGGWRINGAKIWTSNAHNASHCLLLARTDAAAPKHQGITYFLAPMDGFTVRPLEMINGDTEFNEMFLDDVFVADADVLGGVGDGWTVALTTLAFERGSMALNLWVWARQAVDRLIDVAVERGVADDSAFADAVGALQCDAEAVRIGSMRMLGESRAGGVPGPETSALKSLWARVVQHANRLAVQLDEAGGVLVDGDGAAARMRRYLRARAHTIEGGTEEVQKSILAERVLRLPRSR; encoded by the coding sequence ATGGACTTCGCTGACAGCGACACCGATCTGGCGTTCCGGCGCGAGGTCGGCGGGTGGCTCGACGGGGCGCTGGCGGACGTGCCCGACCAGGAGGAGCTGTCCCAGGACGCGCGCGAGCACTGGTCGCGGGTGTGGCAGGACCGGCTCTGCGCCGGCAACTGGGCCGGCCTGTCCTGGCCGGTCGCGCACGGCGGCCGGGGGATGGACGCGCTGGCACAGGCCGTCTTCAACGAGGAGGCCGCGGTACGCGGTGCGCCGTACCCGCTCAACGGGGTCGGCATGATGCTGGCCGGGCCGACGATCATCGCGCACGGCACCGACGCCCAGCAGGCCCGGCACCTGCCCGGCATCCTGCGCGGCGACGAGTACTGGTGTCAGGGCTTCAGCGAGCCCGGCTCCGGGTCGGACCTGGCGAGCCTGACCACGGCGGCGACCCGGGTCGACGGTGGCTGGCGGATCAACGGGGCCAAGATCTGGACGTCCAACGCGCACAACGCGTCGCACTGCCTGCTGCTGGCCCGCACCGACGCCGCCGCGCCGAAGCACCAGGGCATCACCTACTTCCTCGCGCCGATGGACGGGTTCACCGTCCGGCCGCTGGAGATGATCAACGGGGACACCGAGTTCAACGAGATGTTCCTCGACGACGTGTTCGTCGCCGACGCCGACGTGCTCGGCGGGGTCGGCGACGGCTGGACCGTCGCGCTCACCACGCTCGCGTTCGAACGCGGCAGCATGGCGCTCAACCTCTGGGTCTGGGCCCGCCAGGCGGTCGACCGGCTGATCGACGTCGCGGTCGAGCGGGGCGTGGCCGACGACAGCGCGTTCGCCGACGCGGTGGGCGCGTTGCAGTGCGACGCCGAGGCGGTCCGGATCGGGTCGATGCGGATGCTCGGCGAGAGCCGGGCCGGTGGTGTCCCCGGCCCGGAGACCTCGGCGCTCAAGAGCCTGTGGGCCCGGGTGGTGCAGCACGCCAACCGGCTCGCCGTGCAGCTCGACGAGGCCGGCGGGGTGCTTGTCGACGGCGACGGCGCCGCCGCCCGGATGCGTCGTTACCTGCGCGCCCGCGCCCACACGATCGAGGGCGGCACGGAGGAAGTCCAGAAGTCGATTCTCGCGGAGCGGGTGCTGCGCCTGCCCCGCTCACGCTGA
- a CDS encoding acyl-CoA dehydrogenase has product MRATFTQEQREIGATVGSLADADRGTARELLAGPWRAPAADGPLLRDFGLLGVPESAGGIGSGLIDLLVAVEALGERLVPSRFPAHAAAVQLLCGDERRTGPLPDEVLDGRRVLTPAVDVPGSSGWVDRASPDPLVRTLVPYAAQADGVVALGPDGVWFADPLRTTARQSVDPAVPLSDLTVAAPERTQPAGSGPLRAALVVAAELCGVAQGAVDLAAEQARTRRQFGRVIGSFQGVAFPLAEAATARKAAWDLTLYAAWAVDNGRPDAAIQVHAAKAAAGQAAVFAAERCIQVHGGMGITMEADPHLFLRRAFVLDARCGRGAWHRRRTGELRVGSRRTPQA; this is encoded by the coding sequence GTGCGCGCAACATTCACCCAGGAACAGCGGGAGATCGGTGCGACAGTGGGCTCGCTCGCGGACGCCGACCGTGGCACCGCCCGCGAGCTGCTGGCCGGTCCGTGGCGGGCCCCGGCGGCTGACGGGCCGTTGCTGCGGGACTTCGGGCTGCTCGGGGTGCCCGAGTCGGCCGGTGGCATCGGGTCGGGCCTGATCGACCTGCTGGTCGCCGTCGAGGCGCTCGGCGAGCGGCTGGTGCCGAGCCGGTTCCCGGCGCACGCGGCGGCGGTCCAACTGCTCTGCGGCGACGAGCGGCGCACCGGTCCGCTCCCCGACGAGGTGCTCGACGGCCGCCGGGTGCTCACCCCGGCGGTCGACGTGCCGGGCAGCTCCGGGTGGGTCGACCGGGCGTCGCCGGACCCGCTGGTACGGACCCTGGTGCCGTACGCGGCGCAGGCGGACGGCGTCGTCGCCCTCGGCCCGGACGGGGTCTGGTTCGCCGACCCGCTCCGGACCACCGCCCGGCAGTCGGTGGACCCGGCGGTGCCGCTGTCGGACCTGACGGTGGCCGCCCCGGAGCGGACGCAGCCCGCCGGGTCCGGCCCGCTGCGGGCCGCGCTGGTGGTGGCGGCCGAGCTGTGCGGGGTGGCGCAGGGGGCGGTCGACCTGGCCGCCGAGCAGGCCCGGACGCGTCGGCAGTTCGGTCGGGTGATCGGTTCGTTCCAGGGGGTCGCGTTCCCGCTCGCCGAGGCGGCCACCGCCCGCAAGGCGGCCTGGGACCTGACCCTGTACGCGGCGTGGGCGGTGGACAACGGCCGGCCGGACGCCGCGATCCAGGTGCACGCCGCCAAGGCGGCGGCCGGGCAGGCGGCGGTCTTCGCCGCCGAGCGGTGCATCCAGGTGCACGGCGGGATGGGCATCACCATGGAGGCGGACCCGCACCTGTTCCTGCGCCGGGCGTTCGTGCTCGACGCCCGGTGCGGGCGGGGCGCGTGGCACCGGCGGCGGACCGGGGAGCTGCGGGTCGGGTCGCGTCGAACACCGCAGGCCTGA